The Bacteroides acidifaciens genome includes a region encoding these proteins:
- a CDS encoding glycoside hydrolase family 97 protein, giving the protein MKINHLVGAFLCMLGCYACSSPKTEVKSPDGHIKMSFTVDESGRPLYNVSVGDSLFIENSAMGFTEANGVSLADGFQIKSTTFDSKDETWTQPWGENKTNRNHYNEMAVNLTNGSRVELTLRFRVFDDGVGFRYEYSVPTTDSLMITDELTTFRFRQDGTSWSIPASAETYELLYKQQPVSEVETANTPFTFKTADGVYGSIHEAALYDFSEMTLKQMGNYTLKAELAPWPDGIKVRKGNQFTTSWRTIQIASEAVGLINSSLILNLNEPCVLETTDWIRPLKYVGVWWGMHLGVETWKMDERHGATTANAKKYIDFAAANNIEGVLFEGWNEGWESWGGMQNFDFTKPYADFDIDEIVRYAKEKGIEIIGHHETGGNIPNYESQMDNAMQWYTDHGISILKTGYAGAFPNGLSHHGQYGVNHYQKVVETAARHKMTLDAHEPIKDTGIRRTWPNMMTREGARGMEWNAWSEGNPPSHHVMLPFTRLLSGPMDYTPGTFDILFLQTKDSPRRQKWNDQDKGNSRVNTTLAKQIANWVILYSPLQMASDMIEHYEGHPAFQFFRDFDPDCDESKALAGEPGEFVVVVRKAKGNYFLGAATDEKPRTLEIRLDFLEPGKQYKATIYADGEKADWKTNPTDYQITEQTVTSENVLTVRMAAGGGQAVSFMPL; this is encoded by the coding sequence GAAAGCGGCAGACCACTCTATAACGTTTCAGTAGGTGACTCATTATTCATTGAAAATTCAGCGATGGGCTTCACGGAAGCCAACGGAGTATCCCTGGCAGACGGTTTCCAAATAAAAAGTACGACTTTTGACAGCAAGGACGAGACTTGGACACAGCCTTGGGGAGAGAATAAGACAAATCGGAACCATTATAATGAAATGGCAGTTAACCTGACTAACGGAAGCCGGGTGGAACTGACCCTTCGTTTCCGTGTATTCGATGATGGAGTGGGATTCCGCTATGAATATAGCGTCCCCACAACAGATTCGTTGATGATAACCGATGAACTGACTACTTTCCGTTTCCGTCAGGATGGCACTTCCTGGTCGATTCCCGCCAGTGCGGAAACCTATGAGTTGCTTTATAAGCAGCAACCTGTTTCCGAGGTAGAAACAGCAAATACTCCTTTTACTTTCAAAACGGCAGACGGCGTGTATGGCAGTATTCATGAAGCAGCTTTGTATGATTTCTCCGAAATGACTTTGAAGCAGATGGGAAATTATACATTGAAAGCGGAACTTGCTCCATGGCCTGACGGCATCAAGGTGCGCAAAGGGAACCAGTTTACTACTTCCTGGCGTACCATTCAGATTGCTTCCGAAGCTGTGGGGCTAATCAACTCTTCACTGATTCTGAATCTGAACGAGCCTTGCGTACTGGAGACTACCGACTGGATTCGTCCGTTGAAATATGTCGGTGTATGGTGGGGAATGCATCTCGGCGTAGAAACTTGGAAGATGGACGAACGCCACGGTGCCACCACTGCCAACGCTAAGAAATATATCGACTTCGCAGCCGCCAACAACATCGAAGGCGTTCTGTTCGAAGGTTGGAACGAAGGTTGGGAGAGCTGGGGCGGTATGCAGAACTTCGATTTTACAAAACCCTATGCTGATTTTGATATTGACGAGATAGTCCGTTATGCCAAGGAGAAAGGCATTGAAATCATCGGGCATCATGAGACAGGCGGAAATATTCCGAATTATGAGAGTCAGATGGATAATGCCATGCAATGGTACACCGACCACGGTATTTCTATACTGAAAACCGGTTATGCGGGAGCTTTCCCGAACGGACTTTCACACCATGGACAGTATGGAGTCAACCACTATCAGAAAGTGGTGGAAACGGCTGCCCGTCACAAAATGACACTGGATGCGCACGAACCGATTAAGGATACCGGTATCCGTCGTACATGGCCCAATATGATGACTCGTGAAGGCGCCCGGGGGATGGAATGGAACGCATGGAGTGAGGGCAACCCACCGTCTCATCATGTGATGCTTCCTTTTACCCGCCTGTTGTCAGGTCCGATGGATTATACGCCGGGCACTTTTGATATCCTGTTCTTGCAGACCAAAGATTCTCCCCGCCGTCAGAAATGGAATGACCAGGATAAGGGAAACAGCCGTGTGAATACCACTTTGGCAAAACAGATAGCCAACTGGGTGATTCTGTATTCTCCCCTGCAAATGGCTTCTGATATGATTGAACATTATGAAGGGCATCCTGCTTTTCAGTTCTTCCGTGACTTTGACCCGGATTGTGACGAGTCGAAAGCATTGGCGGGTGAACCGGGAGAATTCGTAGTAGTTGTGCGTAAAGCAAAAGGCAACTATTTCCTGGGAGCAGCTACCGATGAGAAGCCGCGCACACTGGAAATAAGACTGGATTTCCTGGAACCGGGCAAGCAGTACAAAGCCACCATCTATGCCGACGGGGAAAAGGCGGATTGGAAAACGAATCCTACGGATTATCAGATAACGGAGCAAACGGTGACTTCTGAAAATGTATTGACGGTACGGATGGCTGCCGGCGGTGGACAGGCTGTTTCATTCATGCCGCTTTGA
- a CDS encoding long-chain fatty acid--CoA ligase, producing MEQEYQFIDYIEQSIIKNWDRDALTDYKGITLQYKDVARKIAKFHIVLESAGIQPGDKIAVCGRNSAHWAVTFLATITYGAVIVPILHEFKADNIHNIVNHSEAKLLFVGDQAWENLNEDAMPLLEGIALLTDFSALVSRNEKLTYAFEHRNAIYGQRYPKNFRPEHICYRKDKPEELAIINYTSGTTGYSKGVMLPYRSIWSNVTYCFEMLPVKPGDNIVSMLPMGHVFGMVYDFLYGFSAGAHIYFLTRMPSPKIIAQSFAEIKPRVISCVPLIVEKIIKKDILPKVDSKIGKLLLKVPIVNDKIKSLARQAAMEIFGGNFDEIIVGGAPFNAEVEAFLKKIGFPYTIAYGMTECGPIICSSRWETLKLASCGKATTRMEVKIDSPNPQTHAGEIICRGMNMMLGYYKNPEATSQIIDVHGWLHTGDLGTMDEEGYITVRGRSKNLLLTSSGQNIYPEEIESKLNNLPYISESVIVLQQEKLVALIYPDFDDAFAHGLQQEDIQKVMEQNRIELNQQLPNYSQISKIKIHFEEFEKTAKKSIKRFMYQEAKG from the coding sequence ATGGAACAAGAATATCAGTTCATTGATTATATTGAGCAAAGCATCATCAAAAACTGGGATAGAGATGCCTTAACTGACTATAAAGGAATCACCCTTCAATATAAAGACGTAGCGCGTAAAATCGCCAAATTTCACATCGTCCTGGAAAGCGCAGGAATCCAGCCTGGAGATAAGATAGCAGTCTGCGGACGAAACAGTGCCCATTGGGCGGTTACTTTTCTGGCAACTATTACCTATGGAGCTGTCATTGTGCCTATCCTGCACGAATTCAAAGCGGACAACATTCATAATATCGTCAACCATTCCGAAGCTAAATTACTTTTTGTAGGCGACCAGGCATGGGAAAACCTGAACGAGGATGCCATGCCCTTACTGGAAGGCATCGCTCTATTGACCGACTTCTCCGCCCTGGTATCACGCAATGAAAAGCTCACCTATGCTTTCGAACACCGGAACGCCATTTACGGCCAGCGGTATCCCAAGAATTTCCGACCGGAACATATCTGTTACCGGAAAGACAAACCGGAAGAACTGGCTATCATCAATTACACTTCGGGCACTACGGGCTATTCAAAAGGAGTCATGCTCCCCTACCGTAGTATCTGGTCGAACGTGACTTATTGTTTCGAAATGCTTCCCGTCAAACCGGGAGACAATATCGTTTCCATGCTTCCCATGGGACATGTGTTCGGTATGGTGTACGACTTCCTGTACGGATTCTCGGCAGGTGCACATATCTACTTCCTGACACGTATGCCGTCTCCGAAAATTATTGCCCAATCGTTCGCAGAGATTAAGCCGAGAGTTATCTCTTGTGTACCCTTGATTGTAGAGAAGATTATCAAGAAGGATATCCTGCCCAAAGTAGACAGCAAGATTGGCAAGCTGTTGCTTAAAGTACCTATCGTCAATGATAAGATTAAGTCTTTGGCACGCCAGGCGGCTATGGAAATCTTCGGCGGAAACTTTGACGAAATCATTGTCGGCGGTGCTCCTTTCAACGCCGAGGTGGAAGCTTTCCTCAAAAAGATTGGATTCCCCTATACCATCGCATACGGTATGACCGAATGCGGTCCGATTATCTGCTCCAGCCGTTGGGAGACGCTGAAACTCGCTTCCTGCGGAAAGGCAACGACACGCATGGAAGTAAAGATTGATTCGCCGAATCCCCAAACACATGCCGGAGAAATCATTTGCAGAGGAATGAATATGATGCTGGGATACTATAAAAATCCTGAAGCTACCTCACAAATCATTGATGTACACGGCTGGTTGCATACAGGCGACCTCGGCACAATGGACGAAGAAGGATATATAACCGTCCGTGGCCGCAGCAAGAACCTGCTCCTTACTTCGAGCGGACAAAATATCTACCCCGAAGAGATTGAAAGCAAGCTGAACAACCTGCCGTACATATCGGAATCAGTCATCGTCTTGCAGCAGGAGAAACTGGTGGCTCTCATCTACCCGGACTTTGACGATGCTTTCGCCCATGGATTGCAACAGGAAGACATTCAGAAGGTGATGGAACAGAACCGTATCGAACTGAACCAGCAACTTCCCAACTACTCGCAGATAAGCAAAATAAAAATCCATTTCGAAGAATTTGAAAAGACTGCGAAAAAGTCTATCAAACGCTTTATGTATCAGGAAGCGAAAGGATAA
- a CDS encoding potassium/proton antiporter — translation MIFTAENTLLIGSILLFVSIVVGKTGYRFGVPTLLLFLVVGMIFGSDGLGLQFHNAKEAQFIGMVALSIILFSGGMDTKFREIKPILGPGIVLSTVGVLLTALFTGLFIWWLSGMSWTNIYLPITTSLLLAATMSSTDSASVFAILRSQKMNLKHNLRPMLELESGSNDPMAYMLTIVLIQFIQSAGMGVGAIVASFLIQFIVGAAAGYILGKLAILMLNKLNIDNQALYPILLLAFVFFTFSITDLLKGNGYLAVYIAGMMVGNNKIMHRKEIYTFMDGLTWLFQIIMFLCLGLLVNPHEMLEVAVVALLIGVFMIVIGRPLSVFLCLLPFRKITMKSRFFVSWVGLRGAVPIIFATYPVVAGVEGSNIIFNIVFFITIVSLVIQGTTISFVARLLHLSEPLEKTGNDFGVELPEEIGSDLSDMTVTREMLEEADTLKDMNLPKGTLVMIVKRGDEFLIPNGTLKLHEGDKLLLISEKSKNEETE, via the coding sequence ATGATATTTACAGCAGAAAACACTTTACTTATCGGTTCTATCTTACTTTTCGTCAGCATAGTCGTTGGAAAGACCGGATACCGCTTTGGAGTACCCACCTTATTACTATTCCTTGTAGTGGGAATGATATTCGGAAGCGACGGTTTAGGACTCCAGTTCCATAACGCCAAAGAGGCTCAATTCATCGGTATGGTCGCTTTAAGCATCATCCTGTTTTCGGGTGGTATGGACACGAAATTCAGAGAGATAAAACCCATTCTGGGACCCGGTATCGTGCTTTCCACTGTCGGAGTTTTGCTTACAGCTCTTTTCACCGGACTCTTTATCTGGTGGTTGTCCGGCATGAGTTGGACGAACATTTATTTACCTATCACCACTTCCCTGCTATTGGCTGCTACCATGTCGTCTACGGATTCGGCTTCGGTATTCGCCATTCTCCGTTCGCAGAAGATGAACTTAAAGCACAATCTCCGCCCCATGCTGGAGTTGGAAAGTGGAAGTAACGACCCGATGGCGTATATGCTTACCATTGTCCTGATACAGTTTATCCAGTCGGCAGGTATGGGAGTCGGTGCTATCGTAGCGTCTTTTCTCATCCAGTTTATTGTAGGTGCCGCCGCCGGATACATACTCGGCAAACTGGCTATCCTAATGTTGAACAAACTCAATATTGACAACCAGGCATTATATCCTATTTTATTATTGGCTTTCGTCTTCTTTACCTTCTCCATCACCGACTTGCTGAAAGGCAACGGATACCTGGCTGTATATATCGCCGGTATGATGGTAGGAAACAACAAAATCATGCATCGCAAGGAAATCTATACATTCATGGACGGACTGACCTGGCTGTTCCAAATCATTATGTTCCTCTGTCTCGGATTGCTTGTCAATCCGCACGAAATGCTGGAAGTGGCAGTCGTAGCCTTACTTATCGGTGTATTCATGATTGTTATCGGTCGCCCGTTAAGTGTGTTCCTCTGCTTGCTCCCCTTCCGGAAAATCACGATGAAGTCACGTTTTTTCGTGTCGTGGGTAGGATTACGCGGAGCGGTTCCTATCATCTTTGCCACCTATCCGGTGGTTGCGGGAGTAGAAGGCTCGAATATCATCTTTAATATAGTGTTCTTCATTACGATTGTTTCACTGGTCATACAGGGTACGACCATTTCTTTCGTGGCACGTTTATTACATCTCTCCGAACCTTTGGAGAAGACAGGCAACGACTTCGGCGTCGAACTGCCGGAAGAAATTGGTTCCGACCTTAGTGATATGACGGTCACTCGTGAAATGTTGGAAGAGGCTGATACATTAAAGGATATGAATCTTCCCAAAGGCACACTGGTAATGATTGTGAAACGTGGAGATGAGTTCCTGATTCCCAACGGAACACTGAAGTTGCATGAAGGGGACAAACTCCTGCTTATCTCCGAAAAATCCAAGAATGAAGAAACAGAATAG
- a CDS encoding sensor histidine kinase: MRKFFRQLTYRYWFRIALSACACLLTAWLGFQKDYTGLGISTILLALSILWQIRLYRHHVKQVLFMIDALENNDNAFRFPEEDGTAESRQINMALNRVGHILYNVKAETAQQEKYYELILDFVSTGLLVLNDNGAVYQKNKEALRLLGLNIFTHVRQLSKVDAVLMGKIENCRPGEKLQVTFHNERGTVNLSIRVSEINVRKEHLRILALNDINTELDEKEIDSWIRLTRVLTHEIMNSVTPITSLCDTLLSISEEKDEEIYHGLQTISATGKGLLSFVESYRQFTRIPTPEPSLFYVKAFIERMVELARHQNPCENIFFHMDISPADLIVYADENLISQVVINLLKNAIQAIGNQPDGKIEILAYCNDAEEILIEIKNNGPQIPPEIGEHIFIPFFTTKEGGSGIGLSISRQIMRLSGGSLTLLPDKETKFVLKFK, encoded by the coding sequence ATGAGAAAGTTCTTCCGGCAACTTACCTACCGATATTGGTTCAGAATAGCATTAAGCGCCTGTGCTTGTCTACTGACTGCCTGGTTGGGCTTTCAAAAAGATTATACAGGGCTCGGCATCAGTACGATTCTGCTAGCTCTAAGTATCTTATGGCAAATCCGGCTATATCGTCATCATGTCAAGCAAGTGCTTTTTATGATTGACGCTTTGGAAAATAACGATAACGCTTTCCGGTTTCCCGAAGAAGACGGAACAGCGGAAAGCAGGCAAATCAATATGGCACTCAACCGGGTGGGACATATCTTATATAATGTAAAAGCGGAAACGGCACAACAGGAGAAATACTATGAACTGATTCTGGATTTTGTCAGCACCGGACTGTTAGTGCTCAATGACAACGGAGCCGTGTATCAGAAAAACAAAGAAGCCCTGCGGCTTCTCGGACTGAACATATTTACGCATGTCCGCCAATTGAGTAAAGTAGATGCCGTATTGATGGGCAAGATAGAGAATTGCCGTCCCGGAGAAAAGTTGCAGGTAACTTTCCACAACGAACGGGGAACAGTCAACCTCTCCATACGTGTTTCAGAAATTAACGTGCGCAAAGAGCATCTGCGCATCCTCGCCTTGAATGACATCAATACCGAACTGGACGAAAAAGAAATCGATTCATGGATTCGCCTGACACGTGTACTTACCCATGAAATAATGAACTCAGTAACTCCCATCACTTCACTTTGCGACACTCTCCTTTCCATATCGGAAGAGAAAGACGAAGAGATATATCATGGATTGCAAACAATCAGCGCTACCGGAAAAGGACTGCTTTCTTTTGTAGAATCTTACCGGCAATTCACGCGCATACCGACTCCCGAACCCTCTTTATTCTACGTAAAGGCATTCATAGAGAGAATGGTCGAACTTGCCCGCCATCAGAACCCATGCGAAAATATCTTCTTCCACATGGATATTTCACCTGCGGATTTGATAGTATATGCAGACGAGAACCTGATTTCCCAAGTTGTCATCAATCTTTTGAAGAATGCCATTCAAGCTATCGGCAATCAGCCGGACGGAAAAATTGAAATTCTGGCTTATTGCAATGATGCGGAAGAGATACTAATTGAAATAAAGAATAATGGTCCCCAAATCCCGCCAGAGATAGGCGAACATATATTTATCCCTTTCTTTACCACCAAGGAAGGCGGCAGCGGAATCGGACTGAGCATTTCGCGTCAGATTATGCGCCTATCGGGCGGAAGTCTTACGTTACTACCGGACAAGGAAACCAAATTTGTTTTAAAATTCAAATAA
- a CDS encoding sigma-54-dependent transcriptional regulator, with protein MSKAGTIIIVDDNKGVLTAVQILLKSYFSKVITLPSPVTLASAIREEKPEVILLDMNFTSGINTGNEGLFWLHEIKKVRPELPVVLFTAYADIELAIRGIKEGATDFIVKPWDNQKLVDTLQAAAASTPRGKKTSIKEEPGHPAMYWGESKVMQQLRMLIEKVAVTDANILITGENGTGKEMLAREIHSLSNRRHKEMIAVDMGTITESLFESELFGHVKGSFTDAHADRTGKFESADKSTLFLDEIGNLPYHLQAKLLTAIQRRSIVRVGSNTPIPIDIRLICATNRDLQEMVGKGEFREDLLYRINTIHVEIPPLRERKEDIIPLAERFIVRFCKQYDKALMKFTPEAKEKLTAHPWYGNIRELEHVIEKVVIINDNPLIPAELFQLSVPSRTGIQEKNISTLEEMEIQMIRKALDACAGNLSAVASQLGITRQTLYNKMKKFGL; from the coding sequence ATGAGTAAAGCAGGAACAATCATCATTGTAGACGATAATAAGGGAGTGCTGACAGCTGTACAAATCCTTCTGAAAAGCTATTTCTCAAAAGTTATCACACTCCCCTCTCCCGTCACACTGGCAAGTGCCATACGGGAAGAGAAACCGGAAGTAATATTGCTGGATATGAATTTCACATCGGGCATTAATACCGGCAATGAAGGGCTGTTCTGGTTGCATGAAATAAAGAAAGTACGCCCGGAACTGCCGGTCGTACTTTTTACAGCTTACGCAGATATTGAACTGGCTATCCGGGGGATTAAGGAAGGAGCTACTGACTTTATCGTGAAGCCTTGGGATAACCAAAAGTTAGTGGACACCCTACAAGCCGCAGCCGCATCTACACCCCGCGGAAAGAAAACGAGTATAAAAGAAGAACCTGGCCACCCGGCTATGTACTGGGGAGAAAGCAAAGTGATGCAGCAACTCCGTATGCTAATTGAAAAGGTTGCAGTTACCGATGCCAATATCCTGATAACCGGTGAGAACGGAACGGGAAAAGAAATGCTGGCACGTGAAATTCATTCCCTATCCAACCGTAGACATAAAGAAATGATTGCCGTCGATATGGGAACTATCACGGAATCCTTATTCGAAAGTGAACTTTTCGGACACGTAAAAGGCTCTTTCACGGATGCACATGCCGACCGCACAGGCAAATTCGAGTCTGCCGACAAAAGCACCCTGTTTTTGGATGAAATAGGAAATTTGCCTTATCATCTGCAAGCCAAACTGTTGACTGCCATCCAACGCCGAAGCATCGTACGTGTAGGAAGCAATACTCCTATCCCTATTGATATCCGGCTGATATGCGCTACAAACCGGGACTTGCAAGAGATGGTGGGTAAAGGTGAATTCCGGGAAGATTTACTCTATCGCATCAATACCATTCATGTAGAAATACCACCCTTACGGGAACGGAAAGAGGATATTATCCCACTTGCAGAAAGATTTATCGTACGTTTCTGCAAGCAATATGACAAGGCTTTGATGAAGTTTACACCCGAAGCTAAAGAGAAACTGACAGCACATCCCTGGTATGGCAATATCCGCGAACTGGAACACGTAATTGAAAAAGTCGTCATCATCAATGACAATCCGTTGATTCCTGCCGAATTGTTTCAATTATCAGTACCATCCCGCACAGGGATTCAAGAGAAAAACATTTCTACGCTCGAAGAGATGGAAATACAAATGATACGAAAAGCCTTGGACGCTTGTGCTGGAAACCTGTCGGCTGTTGCCAGCCAACTGGGAATAACAAGGCAGACTCTCTATAACAAGATGAAAAAGTTCGGATTATGA
- a CDS encoding metallophosphoesterase family protein: MMRKSLYALLSCLLLSGCSMIDYHPYDVRISGETNVNAHNIEKIEANCKGKTKLCFVTMGDSQRWYDETEEFVKEINKRDDIDFVIHGGDMSDFGVTKEFLWQRDIMNGLKVPYVVLIGNHDCLGTGEETYKAVFGPTNFSFIAGNVKFVCLNTNALEYDYSEPVPNFTFMEQEIKDRRDEFEKTVISMHARPYTDVFNDNVAKVFHRYVTKYPGIQFCTAAHTHHHRDDVIFDDGIHYITSDCMDCRSYLVFTITPEKYEYELVKY, translated from the coding sequence ATGATGAGAAAAAGTTTATATGCGCTCTTGTCGTGTCTGTTACTTTCCGGATGCAGTATGATAGATTATCATCCGTACGATGTCCGAATCAGCGGCGAAACAAATGTCAATGCACACAACATCGAAAAGATAGAAGCGAATTGCAAAGGTAAGACTAAACTATGTTTTGTAACCATGGGTGATTCACAACGTTGGTATGACGAAACGGAAGAGTTTGTGAAAGAGATTAATAAACGGGATGATATTGATTTCGTCATTCATGGCGGAGACATGAGTGACTTCGGAGTGACGAAAGAGTTTCTTTGGCAGCGAGATATTATGAATGGACTTAAAGTACCTTATGTGGTCCTAATTGGAAATCATGACTGCCTCGGCACAGGGGAAGAAACATACAAAGCCGTATTCGGCCCTACCAATTTCTCTTTCATTGCGGGCAATGTGAAGTTTGTCTGCCTGAATACCAATGCACTGGAATATGATTATTCCGAACCCGTTCCGAATTTCACCTTTATGGAGCAAGAGATAAAGGACAGAAGGGACGAGTTTGAAAAGACGGTAATTAGTATGCACGCGCGACCCTATACGGACGTGTTCAATGACAATGTAGCCAAAGTGTTTCACCGTTATGTCACCAAATATCCGGGAATACAATTCTGCACGGCCGCCCATACTCACCACCATCGGGATGATGTGATTTTTGATGATGGAATACATTATATCACCAGTGACTGCATGGATTGCCGCAGTTATCTGGTATTTACCATAACTCCGGAAAAGTACGAATATGAACTGGTTAAATACTAA
- a CDS encoding ABC transporter ATP-binding protein, with product MIKIENVSKVFRTSEVETVALNHVNVEVKEGEFVAIMGPSGCGKSTLLNILGLLDNPTEGSYLLMGQEVAGLKEKERTHVRKGKLGFVFQSFNLIDELNVYENVELPLTYLGLKASERRRMVEDILKRMSLSHRAKHFPQQLSGGQQQRVAIARAVVTNPKLILADEPTGNLDSKNGAEVMNLLTELNKEGTTIIMVTHSQHDASFAHRTVHLFDGSIVASVTA from the coding sequence ATGATTAAGATTGAAAACGTCAGTAAAGTATTCCGTACTTCCGAAGTGGAGACGGTCGCGTTGAATCATGTCAATGTTGAAGTGAAAGAAGGAGAATTTGTAGCCATTATGGGACCTTCGGGGTGTGGCAAATCCACCTTGTTGAATATCCTCGGACTGTTGGATAATCCTACCGAAGGCTCGTATCTGTTGATGGGGCAGGAAGTTGCCGGACTGAAAGAAAAGGAACGTACCCATGTGCGCAAGGGTAAATTAGGCTTCGTATTCCAGAGTTTCAACCTGATAGACGAACTGAATGTCTATGAGAATGTGGAACTTCCGCTCACTTACCTGGGGCTTAAAGCGTCAGAACGTCGGCGAATGGTAGAAGATATTCTGAAACGAATGAGTCTCAGCCACCGTGCCAAACACTTTCCGCAGCAGCTTTCCGGTGGTCAGCAACAGCGTGTTGCCATTGCCCGTGCTGTTGTCACTAACCCTAAATTAATTCTTGCCGATGAGCCTACGGGTAATCTTGACTCCAAGAACGGTGCGGAAGTAATGAATCTGTTGACTGAACTGAATAAGGAAGGAACTACCATTATTATGGTGACCCACTCACAACACGATGCAAGCTTTGCTCATCGTACTGTGCATTTATTCGACGGAAGTATCGTAGCAAGTGTAACGGCATAA